A region from the Lutra lutra chromosome 1, mLutLut1.2, whole genome shotgun sequence genome encodes:
- the GP9 gene encoding platelet glycoprotein IX, translated as MPAWGALLLLWAAAQATNDCPTECTCRALETMGLWVDCQGQGLTALPALPVHTRHLLLANNSLSSVPPGAFDHLPQLQILDVTQNPWHCDCSLTYLRLWLEDHTPEALLHVRCASPELATARPLGQLTGFELGSCGWQLPESWTYPGLWWDVLLIVVAMLGLALLAGLLCTATEIFD; from the coding sequence ATGCCTGCCTGGGGGGCCCTGTTGCTGCTCTGGGCTGCCGCACAGGCTACCAACGACTGCCCCACCGAGTGTACCTGCCGGGCCCTGGAAACCATGGGGCTGTGGGTGGACTGTCAGGGACAGGGGCTCACGGCCCTGCCTGCGCTGCCTGTCCACACCCGTCACCTCCTGCTGGCTAATAACAGCCTGAGCTCTGTGCCCCCTGGCGCCTTCGACCACCTGCCCCAGCTGCAGATCCTCGACGTGACGCAGAACCCCTGGCACTGTGACTGCAGCCTCACCTACCTGCGTCTCTGGCTGGAGGACCACACACCCGAGGCCTTGCTGCATGTCCGCTGCGCCAGCCCCGAGCTTGCCACGGCCCGCCCCCTGGGCCAGCTCACGGGCTTTGAGCTGGGGAGCTGCGGCTGGCAGCTCCCAGAGTCCTGGACCTACCCAGGGCTCTGGTGGGATGTGCTGCTGATTGTTGTGGCCATGCTGGGCCTGGCTCTCCTGGCCGGCCTCCTGTGCACTGCTACAGAGATCTTTGACTGA